The following proteins are co-located in the Clostridia bacterium genome:
- a CDS encoding IS1182 family transposase, translating to MLKNEPKQLSLYSILYNKIPENHILKRINNAVNFSFINKILEDSYCKYYGRPAKEPEMMAKLLILQYMYNLSDIQIIENAAVNLAYMWFIGINPEEDLPDPSLLAKFRIQRLKYATLDDIIKEVVKQCVEKGIIKGTGISIDCTHTEANTTKKVPERVMKHLAKKILKSLNEENGIIPEQIDVKIPNYKEIEDHKQAKETMKNYLEELITEVKNEVDVSILPETKNAIDKAEEILKDPKFIQQKGIRSLVDEDARVGYKSKTNSFFGYKVEFTMLPEERIITAVDAHDGAYVDGSGYEELYTKTKECGINIKGAYGDKGYFRKPILEILERDHVEAIIPVSETVYRVDENRYKYNKDSDQWFCEYGNYTVDKKKVTRKDGRQFLEYKFEKEACRNCPNRKNCINGSNIANKLLLGLNTPEFYEYSQRAKMPGFLEKYKKRASHEWKNGEMKRFHGMDRARGYGLRSMRTQAKLTALAVNLKRIASLLPSRFNVIYYCMVKISNISVKGKIYWLKVI from the coding sequence ATGCTTAAGAATGAACCTAAGCAATTAAGTTTGTATTCAATATTATATAACAAAATTCCAGAAAATCATATACTTAAACGAATAAATAATGCAGTAAATTTCAGTTTCATCAATAAAATATTAGAAGATTCCTACTGCAAATATTATGGAAGACCTGCAAAAGAGCCTGAGATGATGGCAAAATTACTGATTCTACAATACATGTACAACCTTTCGGACATTCAGATTATAGAAAATGCAGCAGTAAACCTTGCCTACATGTGGTTTATTGGCATAAATCCTGAAGAAGACCTCCCTGACCCGAGTCTACTGGCGAAATTCAGAATCCAAAGATTGAAATATGCAACTCTGGATGACATTATTAAAGAAGTAGTAAAGCAGTGTGTAGAGAAAGGAATAATCAAGGGGACTGGAATCAGTATAGATTGTACTCATACAGAAGCTAATACCACAAAGAAAGTACCTGAAAGGGTTATGAAGCATCTTGCTAAAAAAATTCTTAAAAGCCTCAATGAAGAAAATGGGATAATCCCAGAGCAGATAGACGTAAAAATTCCAAACTACAAGGAGATAGAAGACCATAAGCAAGCAAAAGAAACCATGAAGAACTATCTGGAAGAGCTTATTACGGAAGTAAAAAATGAAGTTGATGTATCGATCTTACCAGAAACAAAAAATGCGATAGATAAAGCTGAAGAGATATTGAAAGACCCTAAATTTATTCAACAAAAAGGTATAAGGTCATTAGTTGATGAAGATGCCAGAGTAGGCTATAAATCTAAAACAAATAGCTTTTTCGGATATAAAGTAGAGTTTACAATGCTTCCTGAAGAAAGAATAATTACTGCAGTTGATGCCCACGATGGGGCTTATGTAGATGGAAGTGGATATGAAGAGCTATACACTAAGACAAAGGAGTGTGGGATAAATATCAAAGGAGCCTATGGGGATAAAGGATATTTCAGAAAACCGATTCTTGAAATATTGGAAAGAGATCATGTGGAAGCAATTATTCCTGTAAGTGAAACAGTTTATCGGGTGGACGAAAACAGATACAAATACAATAAAGACTCAGACCAGTGGTTTTGTGAATATGGGAATTATACAGTTGATAAAAAGAAGGTAACAAGAAAGGATGGGCGACAGTTTTTAGAATACAAATTTGAAAAAGAAGCCTGCCGTAACTGCCCGAACCGGAAAAATTGTATAAATGGAAGCAATATAGCAAATAAGCTGTTATTAGGTTTGAACACCCCGGAATTTTACGAATATAGCCAGCGAGCCAAGATGCCTGGGTTTTTAGAAAAGTACAAGAAACGAGCAAGTCATGAATGGAAAAATGGTGAAATGAAAAGATTTCATGGGATGGATCGTGCCAGAGGGTATGGTCTTAGAAGCATGCGAACGCAAGCAAAATTAACAGCATTA
- a CDS encoding RNA polymerase subunit sigma-24 — protein MNKSETSVILYGISKVEYGSDGCTPYPMCVKSCANYLGQDVSIDFLMASTGAAFRLTWDTTSWNGGNVDVIHTFDNPEEIYRLGVEALGREFRIITRTNTSCDVRFNSNNNSDNKNDFINFIKNQIDKGSPCIALGIVGPPEACIITGYRESGKILLGWNFFQDAAEFATDVKIDESGYFISNKWWENNDTIAVISIGEKRKPQITNKAIIENAIKVMTGRLDLKPGKAFAKGIVAYDAWKKAVLSESDFPQNAILPILAERLMCQGDAMDCLIDGRRNAAIFIKKISEEFPGFKDLCKCAEEQFSKIVSNIWKMADILGGYARNEQQMQNFAKPEIRQKIAFLIDECKAADSIALESLILLRDLM, from the coding sequence ATGAATAAAAGTGAAACCAGTGTTATACTATATGGAATTTCTAAAGTTGAATATGGCTCAGACGGATGTACACCATATCCAATGTGTGTGAAAAGCTGTGCAAACTATCTTGGTCAAGATGTAAGTATAGATTTTTTGATGGCATCTACAGGAGCAGCTTTTCGTCTAACATGGGATACGACTTCGTGGAATGGTGGGAATGTTGATGTTATTCATACATTTGATAATCCAGAAGAAATTTACAGATTAGGTGTTGAAGCATTAGGTCGTGAGTTCCGGATAATAACCAGGACAAACACATCATGTGATGTAAGATTTAACAGCAATAACAATTCAGATAATAAAAATGATTTTATCAACTTTATTAAGAATCAAATTGACAAAGGTTCCCCATGTATAGCACTTGGCATAGTTGGTCCACCAGAAGCCTGTATTATAACAGGCTATAGAGAAAGTGGTAAAATCCTGTTGGGTTGGAACTTTTTTCAGGATGCTGCAGAATTCGCTACTGATGTTAAAATCGATGAATCAGGATACTTCATTTCAAATAAATGGTGGGAAAACAATGATACTATAGCTGTAATTTCTATTGGTGAAAAACGCAAACCACAAATAACTAATAAAGCAATTATAGAAAATGCTATTAAAGTAATGACAGGGAGATTGGACTTAAAGCCAGGTAAAGCTTTTGCTAAAGGCATAGTAGCTTATGATGCTTGGAAAAAAGCTGTATTAAGCGAATCTGATTTCCCCCAGAATGCAATTTTGCCAATTTTAGCCGAACGCCTTATGTGCCAGGGAGATGCAATGGATTGTCTTATTGATGGCCGACGTAATGCAGCTATATTTATAAAAAAAATATCTGAGGAGTTTCCCGGATTTAAGGATTTATGCAAGTGTGCTGAAGAGCAATTCTCTAAGATAGTATCAAACATATGGAAAATGGCAGATATTTTGGGTGGATATGCCCGCAATGAACAGCAAATGCAGAATTTTGCAAAACCCGAGATAAGACAAAAAATCGCATTCTTGATTGATGAGTGTAAGGCCGCTGATAGCATAGCTTTAGAGTCATTGATATTACTTAGGGATCTAATGTAA
- a CDS encoding AraC family transcriptional regulator, whose product MAVIMDYFLTVSCIIIYIENRIHEKINYKELERATGFSIAHIRDIFVMKTGITLSKYILTRKISNAAYEILHNSQSVISVATKYGFANHDTFTRAFKRITGLTPSEFRKKRPTVGRIKLCACVFGVGLLNSMKREDDTHE is encoded by the coding sequence ATGGCGGTGATTATGGATTACTTTCTGACTGTTAGCTGTATTATCATTTACATAGAAAATAGAATACATGAAAAAATCAACTATAAAGAGTTAGAAAGAGCCACAGGCTTTTCAATAGCACATATACGGGATATTTTTGTTATGAAAACTGGTATAACTCTTTCAAAGTATATACTTACTCGAAAAATTTCCAATGCAGCATATGAAATCCTGCATAACAGCCAAAGTGTAATAAGCGTCGCTACTAAATACGGGTTTGCTAATCATGATACTTTTACGCGTGCATTTAAGCGAATCACTGGGCTAACACCATCTGAGTTCAGAAAAAAGCGTCCAACTGTAGGCAGAATAAAGCTCTGTGCCTGCGTGTTTGGCGTTGGGCTACTAAATTCAATGAAAAGAGAGGATGATACTCATGAATAA
- a CDS encoding metalloregulator ArsR/SmtB family transcription factor: MSNMGNQLVSNIFKALSHPTRLQIVRLLKEKPLCVCDILPQLESEQSNTSQHLSVLKNQGIVDSKKDGLMVIYRIKSPEVYQMIDIAEAIILRQIEETKSSLEKNK, translated from the coding sequence ATGTCAAACATGGGGAATCAGCTTGTTTCAAATATTTTTAAGGCATTATCGCATCCTACAAGACTTCAGATTGTCAGGCTTCTAAAAGAGAAGCCGTTGTGTGTCTGTGATATATTGCCGCAGTTGGAATCGGAGCAGTCTAATACATCACAGCACCTATCGGTGCTGAAGAATCAGGGCATTGTTGACAGCAAAAAAGACGGACTTATGGTTATATACCGCATAAAGAGCCCTGAAGTGTACCAAATGATAGATATTGCAGAAGCTATCATATTAAGGCAGATAGAGGAAACAAAATCATCCTTGGAAAAGAACAAGTAA
- a CDS encoding permease, producing MFVFEWLNNQLFKMEWLYSLIRLLVEKVFGLSIQDRLGGSIHFFVYDVIKIFILLSILIFVISYVQSFFPPERTRKILGRYNGISANVLGALLGTVTPFCSCSSIPLFIGFTSAGLPIGVTFSFLISSPLVDLASVILLASIFNWKIAIAYVIVGIILAVIGGSVISRLKLEKYVEPFVFSNKVLEAERDELTVRDRMDFSKEQVLSIIKKVWMYILIGVGIGAAIHNWIPESVISAVLGQDKWYSVLLATIVGVPMYADIFGTLPIAEALVLKGVGIGTALSFMMAVTALSLPSMIMLKNVVKTKLLVIFAGIVTLGIIIIGYIFNAFGYILI from the coding sequence TTGTTTGTATTTGAATGGCTAAACAATCAATTGTTTAAAATGGAATGGCTGTACAGTCTGATCAGGCTTTTGGTGGAAAAGGTGTTTGGGTTGAGTATCCAGGATAGATTGGGTGGAAGCATACATTTCTTTGTTTATGACGTAATAAAGATATTTATTTTACTTTCAATATTGATTTTTGTGATTTCATATGTACAAAGCTTTTTCCCTCCTGAAAGGACAAGGAAGATATTAGGCCGGTACAATGGAATATCTGCAAATGTATTAGGCGCACTGCTTGGAACTGTTACACCCTTTTGCTCATGCTCCTCCATTCCCTTGTTTATTGGATTTACAAGCGCGGGGCTGCCCATAGGGGTTACGTTTTCATTTTTGATATCCTCACCGCTTGTGGATTTGGCTTCTGTGATACTTCTTGCAAGCATATTCAACTGGAAAATCGCCATAGCTTACGTAATTGTAGGCATTATACTGGCTGTTATCGGAGGCTCTGTTATCAGCAGATTAAAGCTTGAAAAATACGTGGAGCCGTTTGTTTTTAGTAACAAGGTCCTGGAAGCAGAGAGAGATGAGTTGACTGTCCGCGATAGAATGGACTTTTCCAAAGAGCAGGTACTCAGTATAATCAAGAAGGTTTGGATGTATATCTTGATTGGTGTTGGAATAGGTGCCGCCATCCACAACTGGATTCCCGAGTCTGTTATCTCTGCAGTACTTGGTCAGGACAAATGGTACTCCGTTTTACTGGCAACCATCGTTGGTGTTCCAATGTATGCGGATATCTTTGGAACACTGCCTATCGCTGAAGCATTGGTTTTAAAGGGTGTGGGAATTGGTACGGCATTATCCTTTATGATGGCTGTTACTGCACTTTCGCTTCCATCTATGATCATGCTGAAGAATGTGGTTAAGACTAAGCTTTTAGTTATCTTTGCGGGTATTGTTACCTTGGGAATAATCATTATTGGATATATATTTAATGCTTTTGGATACATATTAATATAA
- a CDS encoding thioredoxin family protein, which yields MVIKVLGSGCKNCVTLKENTETALKESGIEAEIVKVTDFKDIMAYGVMSTPALVIDEKVVSFGKVLKPKDIVKILGTFK from the coding sequence ATGGTAATCAAGGTTTTAGGTTCTGGATGTAAAAACTGTGTGACATTAAAGGAAAATACAGAAACAGCGCTAAAGGAATCAGGAATTGAAGCAGAGATTGTCAAGGTTACAGATTTTAAGGACATTATGGCCTACGGTGTAATGTCAACTCCGGCATTGGTAATTGATGAGAAGGTTGTTTCATTCGGAAAGGTTTTAAAGCCCAAGGACATCGTTAAAATACTCGGAACCTTTAAATAA
- a CDS encoding helix-turn-helix transcriptional regulator — protein MAKKFEITNNIRRLRFFANEMTQQQLAEKVGASRQTIVAIEAGKYSPSLELAFRIADAFDVKIGEVFECEVKEG, from the coding sequence ATGGCTAAGAAATTTGAAATTACAAATAACATACGAAGACTACGTTTCTTTGCCAATGAAATGACACAACAGCAGCTTGCCGAAAAAGTTGGGGCATCAAGACAAACCATAGTGGCAATAGAGGCTGGAAAATATTCTCCCTCATTGGAACTCGCTTTCCGTATCGCTGATGCCTTTGATGTTAAAATCGGGGAAGTGTTTGAGTGCGAAGTGAAGGAGGGCTAA
- a CDS encoding NAD(P)-dependent alcohol dehydrogenase: MKAVVYDKRNSTNTLVYQEVEKPIPNDNEVLVKIFASSINAADYRSMKMGIIPKQKIFGADIAGRIEALGKNTNKFRIGEEVLGDISNFGFGGFAEYVAVPESALVLKPANVSFVTAAAIPMAAVTALQALRDKGNVQPGHKILICGAGGGVGTFAVQLAKHFGAEVSAVCGGENVKVVQSLGADHVVNYNKDDFTKGSKLYDLVLAVNGNHTISVYKRMLALKGVFVLVGGALTQVVKTMLFGTFMSMGSRKMRFLAAKPNVKDLEYIIKLVEDGKVKPVIDRCYPIHETAEAVQYLSKGHAKGKVVINVQND; encoded by the coding sequence GTGAAAGCAGTAGTATATGATAAAAGAAATTCTACCAACACCCTTGTGTACCAGGAGGTAGAAAAGCCAATACCGAATGATAATGAAGTTTTAGTAAAAATCTTTGCTTCATCGATAAATGCTGCCGATTACCGCTCAATGAAGATGGGGATCATTCCGAAACAGAAAATCTTTGGAGCTGATATTGCTGGACGTATTGAGGCGCTTGGGAAAAACACGAATAAGTTTAGAATCGGAGAAGAAGTGCTTGGAGATATTTCAAATTTTGGTTTTGGAGGTTTTGCCGAATATGTTGCTGTCCCTGAAAGTGCATTGGTTTTGAAACCGGCCAATGTTTCGTTCGTAACAGCTGCCGCGATTCCAATGGCTGCAGTTACAGCTCTTCAGGCTTTGCGTGATAAAGGAAACGTTCAACCGGGACACAAGATACTGATTTGTGGTGCCGGGGGCGGTGTGGGTACATTTGCGGTTCAGCTAGCCAAACACTTTGGGGCGGAAGTATCTGCAGTATGCGGCGGGGAGAATGTAAAGGTGGTACAATCTCTTGGTGCGGACCATGTGGTTAACTACAATAAGGATGACTTTACCAAAGGTAGTAAGCTTTATGATCTCGTCTTAGCTGTAAATGGAAACCATACGATTTCAGTATATAAGCGCATGTTGGCTCTAAAGGGTGTTTTTGTCCTGGTTGGAGGGGCATTGACTCAGGTTGTCAAAACAATGCTGTTTGGAACATTCATGTCAATGGGCAGCAGAAAAATGCGATTTCTTGCGGCGAAGCCGAATGTAAAGGATTTGGAATACATAATTAAGCTTGTTGAAGATGGCAAGGTCAAGCCAGTTATTGACAGGTGTTATCCGATTCATGAAACTGCAGAAGCAGTGCAGTACCTCAGCAAGGGTCATGCCAAGGGGAAAGTTGTTATAAATGTTCAGAATGATTAA